The window TAACCGTTAGGGCATAACAAAATCACAATCACGGTAAAAATAATAATAGCTCTGCGAAAGATTAACATTATTTTGCCTCCTTTTAAGCCTCACTTTGATACGATATTCGGGCTATCTTCTTTCCCGCAATACCGTCCCATTAAGAGAATCGCGCCGCTTCTGTTGTCAACGATAAAATAGACAAATGGATGAGTAGGATAGAATCCTCCATCAAGGTTATAAGGATACTCTTTTTTCAGGTCCTCCTGGTCTTTTTTTATCAATTTTTCAATTTTTTCAATTTCCTGCGGAGAGAGCGGTGGATGAGCAAAAGCAGCGTAAAATGCTCTCGTTCCTCTAATAAGCATTGTGGACCAGAAAGTATTTACAGCCCTTGATTGTTCACCTCCATATATGTTTATGACGTTTTTCTGCTTTAATTTTTCCCTTTCCCCCCCTTTTATCCCTAACGTATTCAGCCAGCTGCTAAAATCATACTGAGAGGTGATCTTTGTATCTACAATGCGGACTATCAGGTTTTTGTCCGTTTGTTTCGAAAGCAGCGAAAGATATTTTTTATAGTTTAGGGTGTCTCTCATACGGCGCTCATCCCATCCTTCTCTGGGCAGGAGGATGATATAGGAGTAGTATCGGTCTACAAATGGGAACTCAAAACTTTTAATAGTGCTGTTTTCGTAATATTTTAAGCGTTGATCCTGGAACATAATGTCGATACTTTGTAATTCGCCGTTGGGTTTGTAAAAGTCAGCCCGCTCCAGAGAAGTCTTGAAATCTTCCTCATAATTATTAAATGGGAACTCCCAGTCTGATTTAAAAAACACATCTTTTCCATCGGAACAAAAGTCCCCCCTGTCCTCTGGCGTATCCTCTATTATCTGGGCAAGGAGGGCAAAATCGTCTATTGAGTCTCCGTTAATGGAGAGCGCTCTTTTCAGCTCGCGCCTCGTCTTTCTATCTGCGCTTCTGTATTCTTGTACCAACGTCATGGCGAGGTTATAGGGGGAAAACAAAATATTCCCCTCGGCGTCGCCAGCCATTAACGGGTAGAGCTTAAAGGCAAATTTATTAATCGAAACGCCGGCCCTCCTGATCTTTTTAATATCGCTCTGCGATATCTTCCCCTCCCAACCCGGAGGTTCGTCGGGAACGTAGACTTCCCCGCGCATCCATCGCGATTGAATTTGATTCCATTTCCAAGACGGCACGCTTTTAGGCACGCTTAAGGCTGGCGTGACAAAAGCCCCGCCAAGCGCCAGAAAGTACAGCACTAACATTATTACCGATAATAACCGCCTTTGCTTTTTATTAGGTAAGAACATTTTCCGGCGCTCCTTTTTAATTTATATACGTTTATCATTCAGATTTTCACTTTACTTTGAGTTGGAGCATTGCCACAAAAAATGACACCCCGCCGCCTATGGTATCCATACATGTTTGTGCTTCACATGAAATGGATTTTTGAGGCAGCTGGCTGTCATTCACCCATAACGCTAAAACGGGCCTTAGACCCTATAGCTTTGCGTCGCCGTCTTTAGACGGTTTTGCCTTTGGCTCTTGTTTACGCGCTTACGTATTGCGAAGGTAGTTTATTACAGCTCAACTATTAAGCTGCTGGCCTTTATTCTTTGATACAGTCGAATCACTGGCTTCTGATAGCTTTTATATGGACTGCGTTATTTTATTTTTTATGTGCATGTACTGAGTAACTTAATTTTACCGTCTAGATCTTTAAGTGTCAACAAGTTTATTCATTAGACAGAACCACCGCTACCGAGGCGCCAAACAATTGAATTGGCCAATAATCATCACTTGCTGGTAAAACGACCCAGCCATTTGGGGCCAGTGTTACAAGATAATATCCAATATCACCTCCATTAACCCCTTGATAACGCTTAACATCGCTTATCTGAGTACCAAGTTTCTCGCCACAGGGCGCCCCCATATGTATCCAGTTCAATACGGCCGTGCGGACTTCCGCTTCTTCTATTGTGCGTGCCTCCACAAACAAAGGATATGCAAATATTATAATAACCGAAAACAGCAGTGATAATTTCTTCACTCGAACACACCTCCTGTATATATTTTCTCTTAACTACCTGCCATATATCTCCCCATAAACATTATCGTCTTTGTTTGATTATTGATAATCATATAGACGAAAGGTCGGTCTGCACGAAAGATCTTTGGCTCAAGTTGCTGCTTTTCCTTATCCCCCCAATTCATAGTCCCCCTTAAATTAAACACTGTTACAGCGGCTGCTTTTGTCCTTTCTTCGTTCACCTCCATTACCGTTTTGTGGATAATGTTATCAATAAAGAAGCTCTCCACATTGCGCGCAATTTTTGTAAACTCTGCAAATAGCGACGTTGCCCTTTCCAATCCCAGTTTTCTCAGTGTCTTTACCAGGTGATATGTCTGTTGCATACGGTATTTTGGAAGATATATTTTGCAGTCAGTCATATCGAGGCTATGTACTACTTCATCAAAAAAAGCGTTTGACAAACAGTTTTCGATCTTCGTTAAACCGTTTTTTTCTGGAAGTATAATCAACATGGAATTGACAGCGTCCTTATAGTGAAGGCTTATGCTTTGGGAGAACTCGTTTTCATAATATCCTACTTTGTCTTTTTTAAACATTGTCGGCAATTTTATAATATCACCGTTTTTTTTGAAAAAATCCCGCTCCATTGTATCTCTAACGGAAAACTTATTCTGCCATTCGGCAATAAAATATATCGCGTTGGAAATAGACAGAAATGTGTCTTTAAAATCGTCGTGCGTAACCACCTCTTTTATCTCGCCTCTTGTCTTTTCGTTCGTCCAGTTATTTATAGCAGACACAGCTTGATCAACGTCAGTGTAATCCAGCTCTATCGCTTCGCTGTCGTAGTATTTTCTCAGTTTTTCCATATATTCCTTCCTGGCCGATAAATTTTTATCGGGCCATATTGCATTTGCGATCAAT of the Cloacibacillus sp. genome contains:
- a CDS encoding serpin family protein — encoded protein: MFLPNKKQRRLLSVIMLVLYFLALGGAFVTPALSVPKSVPSWKWNQIQSRWMRGEVYVPDEPPGWEGKISQSDIKKIRRAGVSINKFAFKLYPLMAGDAEGNILFSPYNLAMTLVQEYRSADRKTRRELKRALSINGDSIDDFALLAQIIEDTPEDRGDFCSDGKDVFFKSDWEFPFNNYEEDFKTSLERADFYKPNGELQSIDIMFQDQRLKYYENSTIKSFEFPFVDRYYSYIILLPREGWDERRMRDTLNYKKYLSLLSKQTDKNLIVRIVDTKITSQYDFSSWLNTLGIKGGEREKLKQKNVINIYGGEQSRAVNTFWSTMLIRGTRAFYAAFAHPPLSPQEIEKIEKLIKKDQEDLKKEYPYNLDGGFYPTHPFVYFIVDNRSGAILLMGRYCGKEDSPNIVSK
- a CDS encoding serpin family protein, whose product is MFKSISFAIFIFCLTVLSSETAFAATGGVPNEDLFRARELGKAVNAFAFDLYKEIAKEEKGNIFFSPLSISMALALAYEGAAGETREEMRKVLHFDNDISAQYKAILNIIKNTPPEAGEVLIANAIWPDKNLSARKEYMEKLRKYYDSEAIELDYTDVDQAVSAINNWTNEKTRGEIKEVVTHDDFKDTFLSISNAIYFIAEWQNKFSVRDTMERDFFKKNGDIIKLPTMFKKDKVGYYENEFSQSISLHYKDAVNSMLIILPEKNGLTKIENCLSNAFFDEVVHSLDMTDCKIYLPKYRMQQTYHLVKTLRKLGLERATSLFAEFTKIARNVESFFIDNIIHKTVMEVNEERTKAAAVTVFNLRGTMNWGDKEKQQLEPKIFRADRPFVYMIINNQTKTIMFMGRYMAGS